The window GAGCAATCACTTTGGAAGAAACGACTTTCCAACTCATATAATCGTCATTTTGGTCCTGCAGATGTACATATGAACAACATGGATTCTCCTACCCTACAACTAGAACGGACCTGTCGTGCATCATAGATGAAGATGAATTGGACTAGTTTGGAACAACACATCAGTTTTTCCACAAGCATATGGGAGTTGCAGCGGTGAATTGTTAATTGGTGAGATGAGAAAATAAGTGCAATGGCAGGTGTGTACGCACTTTGGGACAAAGTAGATGCCTTGCCTGGCCTGCAAGGATCATTGTTCCACCAGCTCCAAATCTTTAACTCCTTGCTGCTTTTTGTAAAGCATGAGATGCTCTCTCTATCTCTGGTACCGACCCATACTTAAAGTAAGTAGAGACAGTTTAATCAAAAGGCTAAGCTGCAGGGAAAGCAAAAGAATACTGGCAAGGTTCCATATCTCTAGATCAAGCATTAGCACTAACACCTCTGATCACAGCAAGAAAGCAGAGACATAGCAAGTTGAAGAAAAATGGCATAATCCACCCGCACTTATCACCTGCTAGCTAGACTCATATCTGCCAATAGTGCCACCCACACCTCCACAGCAGATCCCCTCACAGAAGTTAGCCCAATTTGTTGTCAATGCAGGAGAGAAGCGTGATCATTGTCCTGTATTTGTGGAGAAGTAATTCTAAAGAAAAAAGGTTATTCAGACATAACGCTGTCTCCTCACTGAAGTTAGCACATCACTAAGGCCTTTTGGAGATGCAATACCTGACGTGCAACCAGCAGATCCCCTCACAGAAGTTCGCCCATCATCAAATCAAATGATTTCATTGCGGTTCTCAAGTTAAGTATTATTCATTGCTTGGAGGTCGAATGGAATTAAAGTATTATTCATTGCTTTCCACATATACATTACAGCTAGAATCGGATGCTAGCTGTGCTACTCTTCTAACCAAAGCACCCCCCAAGAAAAAGCTACTTCTTGTTCTGTTCAGCACCTGGTGTCGTTTCCTGCTATACTTTGGAAGAAACAACTTTTCAACTCCTCATATTCCTCATAAATCGTCATTTTGGTGCTACATTGAACGATATGAATTTGCCTACCCTACAATTAGAATGAGCTTGTTGTGCATCATAAGTTAACTGGACTAATTTGAAACAAACTGACCGCTTGTTTTCTTAAGCATATGGGAGTTGCAGCGGTTAATTGGTAACTGGGAGCAATACAGCCTTCGCAAGAAAAGAAGTGGAATGACTGACGTGCAGTTTTGGACAAAAGTAGCTGCCTTGCCTGGCCTGCAAGGATCATTGATCCACCTGCCCCATATCTTACCTCCTTGCTGCTTTTGGTAAAGCATCAGATGCTCTCCCTGGTACTAGAATGAAACCTAAAGTGTAGTTTGATCAAAGGCTAATAAGCTGACAGTATTGtgcagggaaaccaaaaggatattGGCAGGGACCAATATCTTCAGAACTAGCATTAGCACCAACACCTCATATCACAACAAGAAAGCAACGAGAAGCATGGAGGCGACGGCGGTTAGCTTGGGCAAGGCTGTGCTCGATGGTGCGCTGGGCTATGCTAAGTCCAAGGCGGCAGAGGAAATCGCGCTGCAGCTCGGTGTCGAGTGCGATGTGAACTTCATCAAGGACGAGCTGCAGATGATGCAGGCGTTCCTGATGACGGCCGATGAGGAGCAAAGCCACAATAAGGTGCTCACCACCTGGGTGAAACAGATTGGGGTCCTGGCCTATAAGGTGGAGGACAGCCTCATGGATTTCGGCCTCCACTCGGAGAAAAAACCATTCTTGGGCTGCATCCCCCGCAACCCAGGTGATCGACGCCGCATTGCCAAGGAGGTGAAGGAGCTGAGGGCCGAggtggaggatgtgagcaacaggaATCTGCGCTATCGCCTCATCAAGGAGAGTTCAGCCTCTAAGCCTACCGCGGCAGAGGAGCAGGCCAGCAATGCCACTGCAACACTGTTTGGCATCAACGAAGCAAGACTTGCCGCCTTGGAGCACGAAAAATCATCAGAGGCAGACCTCCACCAGCTGATTACCAGCAATGATGTGGACCTTAGGGTGATCGCTGTTTGGGGAACTAGCGGTGATCTCGGGAAGACGTCAGTCATCCAGGAGGTTTACGATGACCCGAAGGTATTGAAAAGGTTTGGATTCCGTGCTTGGATTAGGTTGATGCATCCTTTCAATCCACAGGAGTTCCTCCAGAGCTTGGTAAGGCAATTTTATGAAAATTTCTATGATGAGGTTGGAAAGCCATCTTTCAATTCACAAGAGTTCCTCCAGAGCTTGCTAAGGAAATTAAATGAAAATTCCCATGATGAGGTTGGAAAGCCAGAACAAGAAACAAGTGTTGGGGCTGTTCTGGCCAAGATGGAGAAGATGGATCAAAGTGATTTGATCTGCGTGTTTAATGCACAGTTGTGTAGCAGTAGCTACCTGGTTGTAATAAATGACCTGTCCACAATAGAAGAGTGGCATTGCATTAGGAAGTACTTTCCGGACAACAATAAACAAAGTAGAATCGTCGTTTCTACACAGCAAGTTGAAATTGCAAGCCTGTGCACAGAGAAACCATACCAAGTTTCGGGGTTCAAGCAGTTGTCATGTGATCAAACTATTTATTTGTTCCACAAGAAGGTAAATCTTTTCCTTGTCTTGGTTTCTGTTACAGTTTCTTGTTCTTTTTATTTATGACTTATTGATTCTTCTTTTCATTTTGCATCTAATTGCAGAATTCAGAGGAGCGGGTCAGCATGGGTTGTGTTAGTGTGGCATTGTTTGACACCAATGAAGCAAGGCTTGCTTCTATGGAGAAGCAGAGACTGAAGGTGATACTCCGCCAGCTGGTCAAAATTAAAATCCTGAATTCCATTGTCTGGATTATATTTGGGTTGTGTAAATGTCCGATAGTGTGCCCCTCTTATCCTCACATGCATGCACGCACAGCATACACTCCGCGAGCGCTTAGAGTTACACTAACTGAAAAATACACGGTGCTTTGAAGTTGATCCGACGATGTATATGAACTTAGATATTTTTTTTGGCTTATATTGCTCTCAATAAAATTGTGCGCATGAATCCTCAATATTTAAAGAGATATGCGGGTAGTCTAGATGTGAAAATGTGTAAAACAGAAGTGCATAAATTCTTATAGTTTTTTTTGCAGGTTATGCATGAATCATGTTCTGTTGAGCCCAGTTCCAACTCAAACAATGTTACTGCTACTGAGAAAAACACAGCAATGCTCACCACTGAAATACATGAGCAAGACCAAGTGCCTAACAATCCAGATGAAGAAAAAGTTCATAACTCAACTGCTACAAAGAAGTTTGATCGCAGCAGGACTCTGGCACTGGCTGATGAAGTACTCTGTGGGCGAGAAACAGAGAAATCCATTCTTCTCAAATTAGTTGGCCAACCAGACAACAATCAAAGCTGTAAGGTGATCTCAGTTTGGGGAATGGGGGGTCTTGGAAAAACCACTCTTGTCCGAAGCATCTACCGAAGCCAGCAACTTGGTGACTGGAAACGCGCATGGGCCACTGCACTGCGTCCTTTCAACCCTGAAGTACTCCTTAGAGATTTGGTTTTTCAGCTTCAGAATACTATTCAAGAAGATCCTGCTGGATCAACATCAACCGGAGCTGAAAAGAAAAGCATATCAGTGATGAAACTTCCAGACTTGAAGGATGAGTTAGCTCGGGTACTAAAATGGAAAAGGTGCcttgttgttcttgatgatatATCGTCCACTTCTGAATGGAATTTGGTCAAATCGTGTTTGGATAATGCTGGAAGGATCATAGTCACCACAAGACAAAAAAATGTTGCGAAACATTGTTCAAGAGAAGACAAGAACATGTACTGTCTTGAAGGTCTGAAAGATGCTGCTGCACTTGACCTCTTCATAAAGAAGGTAGTTTTGTAACTAGTATCATTTCTTCTCTTTCATATGAGTTTTGCTTCACATGATATTCGTAAGCTCAATATTTCTCTCAATTCAAAATTTAGAAGTACTAAAGCTGATGTCTTCTTTGAAGAAAATGTTTAATCACTAATAGTTCATACCAAGATATTAGATCTAGAAAAATGTCCACCAACAGATCTGGGAAAATATTCGATAAATATTAGATCTGAACTCGCCTGCTAATTTCTGGGTAAGCACCATGGTGGTTTGTGTGATTGGGTAGCTTTCGTGGACACTGCAAGTGGAGCCTCCCAATGTGCAGCATGCTAGGACCTCCTGTGGTCTTGGGCTAGCAGTGGCCATGGGCTGGTAGTTTGTGGGTGCTATCTGGACTATGCCAGTGGTGCTTCCGTAGATCCGTCAGAGGCTGGGGCATCAGCATTTAGCAAGCATGTTGATACTCCGTTTTGAGCCATGTCTGGTGGCTCGCTAGACCTGCGAGGCATTGTCTAGCTCCCAGGTTCACGATGTCATCCACGACGTGGAGGTGTTGCTGCTTCGTCTGCCAATGGAGGGCGACATGGATGAACTTGTGCCATTTCATCCTAGCGATGTTGCTAGAACACCTGTGTTGACTGGTATATCAGTGCCTCAAACTGCTTGGGCGATGACCATGCTTTGGCTAGCTTGGATTGTCTACAACATGAGGTGGCAGGAGGAAGACATTTAGTAGCTCAGGAGTTTGTTGTGATAGATGTAGAGTGTGGATTTGTGCGGTGGTGCAACATCTAGGTTGTCGACCACGGTTGGTAGTTCAGCATCTTTATACCATGTCCAGGGCATCTCATGTGCTTGTCTTGGTCAAACCAAGGCTTTCTCCTCATTGTGTGTGTCATGCCGTATTTGGCCTACTTTGTGGGAGGAATATGCACCATGGTGGGGGGACGCCCGATAGTGTGGGTTGTGATCTAGTGTTGCTGATGGGCTACGTCTTTTCTCAAGTTCGGGTGCATGTGTGTGCACATGTTCGTGTGTGGATGGCATCAAGGCCGTTGTTGGTTCATTGGAGTATGTGTTGTAATGAGCACCTGCGATCTGTTGGCTGTTTTCCTCCGTGTTGGTGTTTGGATGTACTTGCATATTCTTAGCCTACAAAATTTTTTTTGAACAATGGAATAAGATGCAAAGCTTTTGCGCATTTTTGGAAAAAGTTTCATTGAAGATTTGCTGTTTTTGCCCTGTGCAAGAAAGTTTGAAGAGTTAAAGTAGCAATTTTGTGCCCTCAATTTTTTCCACATGCTACGTAAATGCAACAAAGATTACGTTGTGATTGTAATTAGGTAGGTTCAGACAATCAACTCACATTCTTTCTTGCCCTGAGCAACGTTCTGTAAATATTTTGCCTCCTTGATTTAGTTGCAGCATCAAATGTTCTCACCATACTCAATGAGTGATACTGGTCTGTTTTTAATGTAAGCTGGTGAAGTCGGTAATTACTTTGTTAGGTGTGAGTCTTTTTTTCCCGGTATTGCTTGGAGTCGAGCAATACTGTTCTTTTGCCTGTACTGCTTGAGTGAATTTTATCATAAAACTGGATTAAAATTGTCAACCAATCATCAGGTTTGTTACCAGGCTTATGTGCACAAAGTTACGGGCTAAAGTAGCAACCTTGTTATCCTCAAATTTATTTATTATTTCATAAGTAAAATTAGCAACATTCTTAAAAAAATGTAATTGTGCAAAGTACTTGAAAATTTGATCGTGATTTCTCTGGAAATTCTTGGAAGCACAATTTTTTTAAACTGGGGCATGTGCTCCTATGTGCATATTTGAATTATCGCACTCATGCTCTCAGGTGCTGTTTAGTGCACACCTTAGATACAACGTAATTTGTATGCTGATGAATTCTCCATATGAAGAGAATTTCATTTTGTATCACTGTCAAGTAAGAGTAACAAAagagaaatttcaaaaaaaaaatgttaAAAGTCGAGAGAACAATTTCGTAACGAACTTATCCTTATGTTCACGGCTTTACTTGCAGAATCTACAAGTTGAAGCTATGACAAACAAGTTCATATTATTTCATATTCTTAGTTGAGCAACAATAATTCTTTAATCCAAATGGTTAATTTTGTCAAAGTATATCCATTATAGGTATTCAAGGACAATACTGGAAAAAATGATTTAGTCCCAGCTATGATGGAGCAAGCAAGACTCATCCTACATAAATGCGATGGACTTCCCCTTGCAATATCGACTATTGGTGGATTCCTAGCCACCAAGCCAAAAAATGCTATTGAATGGAGGAAGATGAATGATCGAATTAGAACTGAATTGGAGATAAATCCTGAACTTAGGACAATAAAGACAATTCTTATGAGGAGCTATGATGGTTTGCCATACCATCTCAAATCTGTTTTCTTATACATGTCCATATTTCCAGAAGATCACAGAGTTAGGTGGGGTCGCTTGGTGAGCCGGTGGATTGCAGAGGGCTACTCAAGGGATATGCATGGCATGACTGCAATTGAACTTTGTCGGAGGTACTTTGATGAACTCTTGGATAGGAGTATGATCCTACCAGGGGAAGGGATAGACCAATACAGTCGGAAAATCAATTCTTGCCAACTTCATGATATGATCCGTGAAATATGCATCTCAAAGGCTAGCGAGGAAAACCTTATTTTCACATTGGAGGAAGGATGTTGTTTGAGCGACACACAAGGTGCCATACGTCATCTTGTCATAGGCAGCAACTGGAAAAGAGATAAAGATGTGTTGGAGAGCATGCTAGATTTGTCACACGTACGGTCACTGACCGTTTTCGGAGAGTGGAGATCATTTTTCATCTCCAACAATATGAGGTTCCTCCGAGTGCTTGACTTAGAAGACACAATAGGGTTaagagatcaccatcttgatcaaaTCGGGCAGCTCCTTCACCTCAAATACCTTTCCCTACGAGGATGTTACAGCATATTATGCCTGCCTAATTCTTTGCAGAATTTGAGGCATCTCGAAATGCTGGATGTTAGAGGTACAAATATAAATGAGTTGCCAACAATAATCACCAATCTTCGGAAGCTACAGCGCCTTCGGGCAGATGGTTATTGGGACTATGTACGTGGTGTCAAGAGAGAGGATGACA is drawn from Triticum dicoccoides isolate Atlit2015 ecotype Zavitan chromosome 6B, WEW_v2.0, whole genome shotgun sequence and contains these coding sequences:
- the LOC119320401 gene encoding disease resistance protein Pik-2-like isoform X1 is translated as MTDVQFWTKVAALPGLQGSLIHLPHILPPCCFWETKRILAGTNIFRTSISTNTSYHNKKATRSMEATAVSLGKAVLDGALGYAKSKAAEEIALQLGVECDVNFIKDELQMMQAFLMTADEEQSHNKVLTTWVKQIGVLAYKVEDSLMDFGLHSEKKPFLGCIPRNPGDRRRIAKEVKELRAEVEDVSNRNLRYRLIKESSASKPTAAEEQASNATATLFGINEARLAALEHEKSSEADLHQLITSNDVDLRVIAVWGTSGDLGKTSVIQEVYDDPKVLKRFGFRAWIRLMHPFNPQEFLQSLVRQFYENFYDEVGKPSFNSQEFLQSLLRKLNENSHDEVGKPEQETSVGAVLAKMEKMDQSDLICVFNAQLCSSSYLVVINDLSTIEEWHCIRKYFPDNNKQSRIVVSTQQVEIASLCTEKPYQVSGFKQLSCDQTIYLFHKKNSEERVSMGCVSVALFDTNEARLASMEKQRLKVMHESCSVEPSSNSNNVTATEKNTAMLTTEIHEQDQVPNNPDEEKVHNSTATKKFDRSRTLALADEVLCGRETEKSILLKLVGQPDNNQSCKVISVWGMGGLGKTTLVRSIYRSQQLGDWKRAWATALRPFNPEVLLRDLVFQLQNTIQEDPAGSTSTGAEKKSISVMKLPDLKDELARVLKWKRCLVVLDDISSTSEWNLVKSCLDNAGRIIVTTRQKNVAKHCSREDKNMYCLEGLKDAAALDLFIKKVFKDNTGKNDLVPAMMEQARLILHKCDGLPLAISTIGGFLATKPKNAIEWRKMNDRIRTELEINPELRTIKTILMRSYDGLPYHLKSVFLYMSIFPEDHRVRWGRLVSRWIAEGYSRDMHGMTAIELCRRYFDELLDRSMILPGEGIDQYSRKINSCQLHDMIREICISKASEENLIFTLEEGCCLSDTQGAIRHLVIGSNWKRDKDVLESMLDLSHVRSLTVFGEWRSFFISNNMRFLRVLDLEDTIGLRDHHLDQIGQLLHLKYLSLRGCYSILCLPNSLQNLRHLEMLDVRGTNINELPTIITNLRKLQRLRADGYWDYVRGVKREDDIVDKYSRYLRVSTYQRSSALLSRGHLFLRPQVLDAALNRYDMFNICCFQEMGLDGVILPRGIGKLKALHALGVVDVSGRNGNVTVKEFGELTQLHKLRVGGVSYRNINELWSAITGHNQLQSLSVEIGNLHEERNELDGCLGEDLLPPSSLESLALHGKLVNVTEWIHTLQNLSKLVLRNSRLEQDDAIQALGYLPNLEVLCLKQESFVGTALHFKSSSFPSLMVLELLGLYNLQSVLIEEGSLSKLELLQVGCHKLGTDRELKAFSGLPALTSLKEIRLDSHFLKKTLKESVQRQVAEHMKHVRVNIVD
- the LOC119320401 gene encoding disease resistance protein Pik-2-like isoform X2, translated to MEATAVSLGKAVLDGALGYAKSKAAEEIALQLGVECDVNFIKDELQMMQAFLMTADEEQSHNKVLTTWVKQIGVLAYKVEDSLMDFGLHSEKKPFLGCIPRNPGDRRRIAKEVKELRAEVEDVSNRNLRYRLIKESSASKPTAAEEQASNATATLFGINEARLAALEHEKSSEADLHQLITSNDVDLRVIAVWGTSGDLGKTSVIQEVYDDPKVLKRFGFRAWIRLMHPFNPQEFLQSLVRQFYENFYDEVGKPSFNSQEFLQSLLRKLNENSHDEVGKPEQETSVGAVLAKMEKMDQSDLICVFNAQLCSSSYLVVINDLSTIEEWHCIRKYFPDNNKQSRIVVSTQQVEIASLCTEKPYQVSGFKQLSCDQTIYLFHKKNSEERVSMGCVSVALFDTNEARLASMEKQRLKVMHESCSVEPSSNSNNVTATEKNTAMLTTEIHEQDQVPNNPDEEKVHNSTATKKFDRSRTLALADEVLCGRETEKSILLKLVGQPDNNQSCKVISVWGMGGLGKTTLVRSIYRSQQLGDWKRAWATALRPFNPEVLLRDLVFQLQNTIQEDPAGSTSTGAEKKSISVMKLPDLKDELARVLKWKRCLVVLDDISSTSEWNLVKSCLDNAGRIIVTTRQKNVAKHCSREDKNMYCLEGLKDAAALDLFIKKVFKDNTGKNDLVPAMMEQARLILHKCDGLPLAISTIGGFLATKPKNAIEWRKMNDRIRTELEINPELRTIKTILMRSYDGLPYHLKSVFLYMSIFPEDHRVRWGRLVSRWIAEGYSRDMHGMTAIELCRRYFDELLDRSMILPGEGIDQYSRKINSCQLHDMIREICISKASEENLIFTLEEGCCLSDTQGAIRHLVIGSNWKRDKDVLESMLDLSHVRSLTVFGEWRSFFISNNMRFLRVLDLEDTIGLRDHHLDQIGQLLHLKYLSLRGCYSILCLPNSLQNLRHLEMLDVRGTNINELPTIITNLRKLQRLRADGYWDYVRGVKREDDIVDKYSRYLRVSTYQRSSALLSRGHLFLRPQVLDAALNRYDMFNICCFQEMGLDGVILPRGIGKLKALHALGVVDVSGRNGNVTVKEFGELTQLHKLRVGGVSYRNINELWSAITGHNQLQSLSVEIGNLHEERNELDGCLGEDLLPPSSLESLALHGKLVNVTEWIHTLQNLSKLVLRNSRLEQDDAIQALGYLPNLEVLCLKQESFVGTALHFKSSSFPSLMVLELLGLYNLQSVLIEEGSLSKLELLQVGCHKLGTDRELKAFSGLPALTSLKEIRLDSHFLKKTLKESVQRQVAEHMKHVRVNIVD